A part of Astatotilapia calliptera chromosome 15, fAstCal1.2, whole genome shotgun sequence genomic DNA contains:
- the trdn gene encoding triadin isoform X1, translating to MSSQTSIREVASPSRPNQRTFLDDVILTFTSPMAWLMVVALIITWSAVAIVLFDLLDYKTLADYTSYCDDPVCLPPGLPPPAAIAKRSMRTRGGVRPIKSSSVGVSPQESTEWLEMMWAFAASLVAPDEEEEGIHHLTESLTSFHSEEL from the exons ATGAGCAGTCAGACCAGCATCAGGGAGGTGGCCTCTCCATCTCGGCCCAATCAGAGGACATTTCTGGATGATGTCATATTAACGTTCACCTCACCAATGGCCTGGCTGATGGTCGTGGCCCTTATCATCACGTGGTCAGCAGTGGCTATCGTTTTGTTTGATCTGCTCGATTATAAAACTCTGGCAG ACTACACCTCATACTGTGACGACCCCGTGTGTTTACCTCCTG GCCTCCCTCCCCCTGCCGCCATTGCGAAGAGAAGTATGAGGACTAGAG GTGGAGTTCGTCCAATAAAATCAAGCTCTGTTGGAGTCTCACCTCAGGAGAGCACTGAGTGGCTGGAAATGATGTGGGCATTTGCAGCCAGTCTGGTAGCTcctgatgaggaggaggaaggtatTCATCATCTAACCGAAAGCCTCACAT CTTTCCACTCAGAGGAACTCTGA
- the trdn gene encoding triadin isoform X2 — protein MSSQTSIREVASPSRPNQRTFLDDVILTFTSPMAWLMVVALIITWSAVAIVLFDLLDYKTLAGLPPPAAIAKRSMRTRGGVRPIKSSSVGVSPQESTEWLEMMWAFAASLVAPDEEEEGIHHLTESLTSFHSEEL, from the exons ATGAGCAGTCAGACCAGCATCAGGGAGGTGGCCTCTCCATCTCGGCCCAATCAGAGGACATTTCTGGATGATGTCATATTAACGTTCACCTCACCAATGGCCTGGCTGATGGTCGTGGCCCTTATCATCACGTGGTCAGCAGTGGCTATCGTTTTGTTTGATCTGCTCGATTATAAAACTCTGGCAG GCCTCCCTCCCCCTGCCGCCATTGCGAAGAGAAGTATGAGGACTAGAG GTGGAGTTCGTCCAATAAAATCAAGCTCTGTTGGAGTCTCACCTCAGGAGAGCACTGAGTGGCTGGAAATGATGTGGGCATTTGCAGCCAGTCTGGTAGCTcctgatgaggaggaggaaggtatTCATCATCTAACCGAAAGCCTCACAT CTTTCCACTCAGAGGAACTCTGA